The following proteins come from a genomic window of Lolium rigidum isolate FL_2022 chromosome 5, APGP_CSIRO_Lrig_0.1, whole genome shotgun sequence:
- the LOC124653168 gene encoding protein FLUORESCENT IN BLUE LIGHT, chloroplastic-like, protein MPLLMRLSPPAAAPSPPYRRSSGGYIRRANAVLYETSERVFPLARCASSSTDHARTSSNDFDIANGHGHFLIKSTSDLQTAVSSCFGKAFVVSSAVMLVLPPSCFAEQCEPGYSLPNMPLLFAIAMVGATVGGLLARQRKGELKKLNDQLRQINASLRRQAKIESYAPALSYAPAASKVPESEVIVDPHKQRLITYLRTGKNYLRNQAPDKAFPEFKAALDLAQSLGDHVEEKKAARGLGASLQRQGNYKEAIKYHSMVLSISKMTGEDSGVTEAYGAIADCYTELGELEKAGKFYDEYIARLEND, encoded by the exons ATGCCGCTTCTCATGCGCCTCTCcccaccggcggcggcgccgtcgccgccgtaccggcgaagctccggcggaTATATTAGACGAGCCAACGCCGTCCTCTACGAGACCTCTG AGCGAGTGTTTCCTTTAGCTAGATGTGCCTCCTCATCAACTGACCACGCTCGTACTAGCAGCAATGACTTCGATATAGCTAATGGACATGGTCATTTTCTTATCAAGTCTACATCTGATCTTCAG ACAGCTGTATCTTCTTGTTTCGGGAAAGCATTTGTTGTCAGCAGTGCTGTCATGCTTGTTCTGCCACCCAGCTGTTTCGCAGAGCAATGTGAGCCGGGGTACTCTCTTCCTAACATGCCCCTGCTGTTTGCAATAGCCATGGTCGGCGCTACTGTCGGAG GGCTCCTTGCGAGACAAAGGAAAGGAGAGCTTAAAAAACTGAATGATCAACTACGTCAGATAAACGCTTCACTGAGAAGACAAGCCAAGATCGAATCTTATGCTCCTGCTTTGAGCTATGCACCAGCTGCTAGTAAGGTGCCAGAATCAGAAGTTATTGTTGATCCTCACAAACAGCGCCTAATTACATATCTGAGGACTGGGAAGAACTACCTGAGAAACCAAGCCCCTGACAAGGCATTTCCTGAGTTTAAGGCAGCTCTTGATCTTGCACAATCTTTGGGTGATCATGTCGAAGAGAAGAAGGCTGCACGAGGATTAG GAGCATCATTACAAAGACAAGGAAATTACAAAGAAGCAATAAAGTACCACTCCATGGTACTCAGCATCTCCAAGATGACCGGAGAGGATTCGGGTGTCACTGAGGCGTACGGAGCAATAGCCGATTGCTACACCGAACTTGGTGAGCTCGAGAAGGCAGGCAAGTTCTACGACGAGTACATTGCAAGATTGGAGAATGACTAA